In the Sulfurivermis fontis genome, CGACTACCAGCACACCGGCGAGGTGCGCCGCATCGACGGCGAGGCGATACAGAAGCAATTGCATGACGGCGCCATCGTGCTGCTCTCGCCCATCGGCTATTCGCCCACCGGCGAGACCTTCAACCTCAGCGCCGAGGACGTGGCCACCGCCACGGCCATGCAGTTGCGTGCGGAAAAACTCATCTTCCTCACCGACGCCAAGGGCGTCACCGACAGCCGGCGCCGGCTGATCCGCGAGCTGAACCTCACCGAGGCGGAACAGGCGCTGGCACGCAAGCAGAGCGAGGAGATGGCGCGCTGCCTGGGCGGCGCCCTGCGCGCCTGCCGCGGCGGCGTGCGCCGCGCCCACCTCATCGATCGTCATGTCGACGGCGCCCTGCTGCTGGAGCTGTTCACCCGCGACGGCATCGGCACCCTGGTCAGCGGCGAGCTGTTCGAGGGTACACGCCGCGCCAGCATCGACGACGTCGGCGGCATCCTCGAACTCATCGCCCCGCTGGAGGCGGAAGGCGTCCTGGTGCGCCGCTCGCGCGAGCTGCTGGAGATGGAAATCGATCAATTCATCGTCACCGAACGCGATCGCATGATCGTCGCCTGCGCCGCGCTGTACCCGTTCGCCGAGGAGCGGGTGGGCGAGCTCGCCTGCCTGGCGGTACACCGCGACTACCGCAAACAGGGACGCGGCGACGATCTG is a window encoding:
- the argA gene encoding amino-acid N-acetyltransferase, giving the protein MPNQNNRKEKDPPVTTPTDEQAFVRWFRGSTPYINAFRGRTFVITFGGELVAEEQFASFVHDIGLLNSLGVRLVLVHGARPQIEERLNARGIELHYENGLRITDAAALACVKEAAGTVRVELEALLSMGLANSPMAGARIRVASGNFVTAQPLGVRDGIDYQHTGEVRRIDGEAIQKQLHDGAIVLLSPIGYSPTGETFNLSAEDVATATAMQLRAEKLIFLTDAKGVTDSRRRLIRELNLTEAEQALARKQSEEMARCLGGALRACRGGVRRAHLIDRHVDGALLLELFTRDGIGTLVSGELFEGTRRASIDDVGGILELIAPLEAEGVLVRRSRELLEMEIDQFIVTERDRMIVACAALYPFAEERVGELACLAVHRDYRKQGRGDDLLAFIERQARDMGIERLFVLTTRTAHWFQERGFREADIKDLPVKKQAMYNWQRRSKVFIKPL